The following proteins are encoded in a genomic region of Haloarcula marina:
- a CDS encoding DUF7331 family protein, giving the protein MEPAPNDTGEADEQYGSFTTGGGDVVVYDTDNPEAWLQSSYAVEVGPSSERTSA; this is encoded by the coding sequence ATGGAACCGGCTCCGAACGACACCGGCGAGGCAGATGAGCAGTACGGCAGTTTCACGACCGGCGGCGGCGACGTCGTCGTCTACGACACGGACAACCCCGAAGCGTGGCTTCAGTCCAGTTATGCGGTCGAAGTAGGCCCCTCGTCGGAACGAACAAGCGCCTGA
- a CDS encoding ferritin-like domain-containing protein: protein MADDRVIELLQKAYSDEIETVMNYQTNAIVLDGVRAEEIKESLQQDIQEELSHAEQLGQRLKQLDAQPPGSAEFVARQDSLQPPEDSTDVLSVIEGVLDAENDAIQTYRDLIDAAEAGDDPVTEDLAVTILADEEAHRTEFRGFRKEYRND, encoded by the coding sequence ATGGCAGACGACCGCGTCATCGAACTACTCCAGAAGGCGTACAGCGACGAGATAGAGACGGTGATGAACTACCAGACGAACGCCATCGTCTTAGACGGCGTCCGTGCAGAGGAAATAAAGGAGAGCCTCCAGCAGGACATTCAGGAGGAACTGAGCCACGCCGAGCAGTTGGGTCAGCGCCTCAAGCAACTCGACGCCCAACCGCCGGGTTCTGCCGAGTTCGTCGCGCGACAGGACTCGCTCCAACCGCCCGAGGACTCGACGGACGTGCTCTCGGTCATCGAAGGCGTCCTCGACGCGGAGAACGACGCTATCCAGACATACCGTGACCTCATCGACGCCGCCGAAGCGGGCGACGACCCCGTCACGGAAGACCTCGCGGTCACGATTCTGGCCGACGAGGAGGCCCACCGAACGGAGTTCCGCGGCTTCCGGAAGGAGTACCGGAACGACTGA
- a CDS encoding AIR synthase family protein gives MPELGKVDREFFDEYIYPNLGAERDDVTLGPQHGVDFGVVDIGGQAVAMASDPVFVMPSLGFERAAWFAFHILMSDVAVSGLPPTHLSVDFNLPPEITNEEFRTVWETFDAEARDLGVSVVTGHTGRYAGCNYPMVGGATALSVGEFDDIVRPDGAQVGDRVVITKGPAIEATGLLSIQFESLMADAMDAEAIDAATGRFYDMSPVKDALTAAAAGPVTAMHDATECGIYGGLYEIARAAGVGIELETDRVPMQPGVAEACDFFGIDPWISISEGTLLATVSPEGVDDVLAALDAEDIPAADAGRVTDGSGLVVDGEPTDHPGVDPFWGTFEEYLGKLQG, from the coding sequence ATGCCAGAACTGGGCAAAGTCGACCGCGAGTTCTTCGACGAGTACATCTACCCGAACCTGGGGGCCGAACGCGACGACGTGACGCTCGGCCCGCAACACGGCGTCGACTTCGGCGTCGTCGACATCGGTGGGCAGGCCGTAGCGATGGCGAGCGACCCGGTGTTCGTGATGCCGTCGCTCGGGTTCGAGCGAGCGGCGTGGTTCGCGTTCCACATCCTGATGAGCGACGTGGCCGTCTCGGGCCTCCCGCCGACGCACCTCTCCGTCGACTTCAACCTGCCGCCCGAAATCACGAACGAGGAGTTCCGGACGGTGTGGGAGACGTTCGACGCGGAGGCCCGCGACCTCGGCGTCTCCGTCGTCACGGGCCACACGGGCCGCTACGCCGGGTGTAACTACCCGATGGTCGGCGGCGCGACGGCCCTCTCCGTCGGAGAGTTCGACGACATCGTCCGGCCCGACGGCGCGCAGGTCGGCGACCGCGTCGTCATCACGAAGGGGCCTGCAATCGAGGCGACGGGCCTCCTCTCCATCCAGTTCGAGTCGCTGATGGCCGACGCGATGGACGCCGAGGCTATCGACGCCGCCACCGGCCGCTTCTACGACATGAGTCCCGTGAAAGACGCGCTGACCGCCGCCGCGGCCGGGCCGGTGACGGCGATGCACGACGCCACCGAGTGTGGCATCTACGGCGGCCTCTACGAAATCGCCCGGGCGGCGGGCGTCGGCATCGAACTGGAGACCGACCGCGTGCCGATGCAACCCGGGGTCGCCGAGGCCTGTGACTTCTTCGGTATCGACCCGTGGATATCCATCAGCGAGGGGACCCTGCTGGCGACGGTGTCGCCCGAGGGCGTCGACGACGTACTCGCGGCCCTCGACGCGGAGGACATCCCCGCCGCCGACGCGGGACGAGTCACCGATGGCTCTGGACTGGTGGTGGACGGTGAACCCACAGACCACCCCGGGGTCGACCCGTTCTGGGGGACCTTCGAGGAGTATCTGGGAAAACTACAGGGGTAA
- a CDS encoding thioredoxin family protein, whose product MPTSNYERPVTVRTRAELDDVLADADRVLVMVRTEGCAICQSMEPILDGVARSTDAAVVVFNPKADLDAVAAFDVRSVPTFLLFEDGELVDRRADGFVPTADLTAFVERTTA is encoded by the coding sequence ATGCCCACGTCAAACTACGAACGCCCGGTGACGGTCCGAACCCGCGCGGAACTCGACGACGTTCTCGCCGACGCCGACCGCGTGCTGGTGATGGTCCGCACCGAGGGCTGTGCCATCTGCCAGTCGATGGAACCGATTCTGGACGGCGTCGCCCGTTCGACCGACGCCGCCGTCGTCGTGTTCAACCCGAAAGCGGACTTAGACGCCGTCGCCGCCTTCGACGTGCGGAGCGTCCCCACCTTCCTGCTGTTCGAAGACGGCGAACTCGTCGACCGGCGGGCCGACGGATTCGTTCCGACTGCCGACCTCACCGCGTTCGTCGAGCGAACGACTGCTTGA
- the thiD gene encoding bifunctional hydroxymethylpyrimidine kinase/phosphomethylpyrimidine kinase, which translates to MPRAPAPVTPPVVLTIAGSDSGGGAGIQADLKTIEAGGAFGTSAITSVTAQNTTGVRGSHLLPVDDIEAQIRAVREDFDVAAVKTGMLATSDVIDLVAAETPLPNLVVDPVMVATSGDRLLEPEAEAAYERLLADAALVTPNADEAEVLTGRDIDDPSDTEAAGRDIVEMGADAALVKGGHVPGDEVVDVLVTDDSVTTFRHERVDTEATHGSGCTLSSAIATRLAHGDDLRDAVAAGIDLLARAVRYNLDVGEGPGAVHHAVETRNEAARHETSEAVERVVSALVDRDVSTLVPEVGMTVAGATPYAETPTEVAAVEGRITRTLDGVRPNRGVRFGAGGPVAQFLLAAREHDPALRYAVNCRLTDGVEDALRDLAGSVSGYDPSERPDDVTREATTAWGVDAAFESSGETPVAIVDHGEVGVAGSVVLLAADAATLLGHVETVLAVVE; encoded by the coding sequence ATGCCACGAGCACCTGCACCGGTCACGCCACCGGTCGTCTTGACCATCGCCGGAAGCGACTCCGGCGGCGGGGCGGGGATTCAGGCCGACCTGAAGACCATCGAGGCCGGTGGTGCGTTCGGGACCAGCGCCATCACCAGCGTCACGGCACAGAACACGACGGGGGTCCGAGGGAGTCACCTCCTCCCCGTCGACGACATCGAGGCCCAGATTCGGGCGGTCCGCGAGGACTTCGACGTGGCGGCGGTAAAGACGGGGATGCTCGCGACGAGCGACGTAATCGACCTCGTCGCCGCGGAGACGCCCCTGCCGAATCTCGTCGTCGACCCGGTGATGGTCGCCACGTCGGGCGACCGACTGCTGGAACCCGAGGCGGAGGCCGCCTACGAGCGACTGCTCGCCGACGCGGCCCTCGTCACGCCCAACGCCGACGAGGCCGAAGTCCTGACCGGCCGCGACATCGACGACCCGAGCGACACCGAGGCGGCGGGCCGGGACATCGTCGAGATGGGCGCCGACGCCGCCCTCGTGAAGGGCGGGCACGTCCCCGGCGACGAGGTCGTCGACGTACTGGTGACCGACGACTCGGTGACGACGTTCCGCCACGAGCGAGTCGACACCGAGGCGACCCACGGGTCCGGGTGCACGCTCTCGTCGGCCATCGCGACCAGACTCGCCCACGGCGACGACCTGCGGGACGCCGTCGCGGCCGGTATCGACCTGTTGGCCCGCGCGGTGCGGTACAACCTCGACGTGGGCGAGGGACCGGGCGCGGTCCACCACGCCGTCGAGACGCGCAACGAGGCCGCCCGCCACGAGACGAGCGAGGCCGTCGAACGCGTCGTCTCGGCGCTCGTCGACCGCGACGTGTCGACCCTGGTCCCCGAAGTCGGGATGACCGTCGCCGGGGCGACGCCCTACGCCGAGACGCCCACCGAGGTGGCCGCCGTCGAGGGACGCATCACCCGCACGCTGGACGGCGTCCGTCCCAACAGGGGCGTCCGCTTCGGCGCGGGCGGGCCCGTCGCGCAGTTCCTGCTCGCCGCCCGCGAACACGACCCGGCGCTCCGCTACGCCGTCAACTGCCGCCTGACCGACGGCGTCGAGGACGCACTGAGGGACCTCGCTGGGTCCGTCTCGGGGTACGACCCGAGCGAGCGACCCGACGACGTGACGCGCGAGGCGACGACGGCGTGGGGCGTCGACGCGGCCTTCGAGTCGAGCGGCGAGACGCCCGTCGCCATCGTCGACCACGGCGAGGTGGGCGTCGCCGGGAGCGTCGTCTTGCTCGCCGCCGACGCGGCGACGCTGCTGGGACACGTCGAAACGGTGCTGGCGGTCGTCGAGTAG
- a CDS encoding PRC-barrel domain containing protein, with protein MARPKLTETDEGKRVVNHKGEAIGVISGFRGGNAYVDPDPGITDKIMSRLGWADVDDDDYVLESRKVETITDDEIRLKPNL; from the coding sequence ATGGCGAGACCAAAACTGACCGAAACTGACGAAGGGAAGCGAGTCGTGAATCACAAAGGCGAAGCAATCGGCGTCATCTCGGGGTTCCGCGGCGGGAACGCCTACGTCGACCCGGACCCGGGCATCACGGACAAGATTATGTCCCGCCTCGGGTGGGCCGACGTGGACGACGACGACTACGTACTGGAGTCTCGGAAGGTCGAGACGATCACAGACGACGAAATCCGACTCAAGCCGAACCTGTAA
- a CDS encoding universal stress protein, translating to MYDDILLPTDGSDGIAAAADHAANFAEKFDATIHVLSVVDTRNRFESPTSGLSQEAWDDAEAERAERAVADTVARLPDDIDVETSVVDGVPRAEILDYIDETGMDLVVMGTHGRTGLDHYLIGSVAENVVRRSPVPVVTVRLDG from the coding sequence ATGTACGACGACATCCTGTTACCGACCGACGGCAGCGACGGCATCGCCGCGGCCGCCGACCACGCCGCGAACTTCGCCGAGAAGTTCGACGCGACGATACACGTCCTGTCGGTGGTCGACACGCGCAACCGATTCGAAAGTCCGACGAGCGGCCTCTCACAGGAGGCGTGGGACGACGCCGAAGCGGAGCGCGCCGAACGCGCCGTCGCCGACACTGTCGCGCGCCTCCCCGACGACATCGACGTGGAGACGAGCGTCGTAGACGGCGTGCCGCGCGCGGAGATTCTGGACTACATCGACGAGACGGGGATGGACCTCGTCGTGATGGGGACCCACGGCCGGACCGGACTGGACCACTACCTCATCGGGAGCGTCGCCGAGAACGTGGTTCGCCGGTCACCCGTGCCGGTGGTGACGGTTCGGCTGGACGGATAG
- a CDS encoding DsbA family oxidoreductase, whose product MSETQSSERITVYSDYVCPFCYLGRESLRQYQDSRDTHLQIDWQPFDLRSQKRNPDGSIDHAVDDGKDEEYYEQAKQGVRRLQERYGVEMDLDIATDIDSLPAQVLSYYLKEHSDYETWLTFDVAVFDALWQEGRDIGDRDVLAELAVEAGVDESEVRSALDDETLRETVREQFTAARQQGVTGVPTFAYDGYAARGAVPPEQLERLVEGT is encoded by the coding sequence ATGAGCGAGACACAGTCCAGCGAGCGGATTACGGTCTACTCCGACTACGTCTGCCCGTTCTGCTACCTCGGACGCGAGTCGCTGCGACAGTATCAAGACAGCCGCGACACCCACCTCCAAATCGACTGGCAGCCGTTCGACCTGCGGAGCCAGAAACGCAACCCCGACGGGAGCATCGACCACGCCGTCGACGACGGCAAAGACGAAGAGTACTACGAACAGGCCAAGCAGGGGGTCCGCCGCCTGCAAGAGAGGTACGGCGTCGAGATGGACCTCGACATCGCCACGGACATCGACTCACTCCCGGCGCAGGTCCTCTCGTACTACCTCAAAGAGCACTCCGACTACGAGACGTGGCTGACGTTCGACGTGGCCGTCTTCGACGCGCTCTGGCAGGAGGGGCGAGACATCGGCGACCGGGACGTGCTGGCCGAACTGGCCGTCGAGGCAGGTGTCGACGAGAGCGAAGTCCGGTCGGCGCTGGACGACGAGACGCTCCGCGAGACGGTGCGCGAGCAGTTCACGGCCGCCCGGCAACAGGGCGTCACCGGCGTCCCGACGTTCGCCTACGACGGCTACGCCGCCCGCGGCGCGGTCCCGCCCGAACAGCTCGAACGGCTGGTCGAAGGAACGTAG
- a CDS encoding ABC transporter ATP-binding protein: MSSEASTGLPPADGGSMWRLYVAYGRENVWSAVLGTVMALFSRATGLLPALVLGLAIDAVLLGARPFELPLVPASLLPTTPAAQLWFAVAVLVAATLAGAVASWLQNYGWNRFAQNIQHHLRTDAYERLQAQDRAFFDQSRTGELLSVLNNDVNQLESFLTDGVSSFLRLVALVVGVGLVMLSLNPWLALVSLTAVPVLAVFTALFVRRIQPKYAKMRASVGDLNARLENNVGGIEVIKTEHAEAYEADRVREASQSYYDTNWDAIRTRITFFPGLSVISGLSFALTFAAGAFWVLNGPPTPFARTVSPGAFVTFMLYTQQFIWPLAQFGQIVNNYQRARASSDRVYALLEAEPGVSDPESPVALPTVEGRVEYDGVTFRYDSGDGEDDAPPVLRDVSFAVEPGETVGIVGPTGSGKSTLVKLLVRLYDPEAGVVRLDGHDVRDLAIADLRRAVGYVAQEPFLFYGTVRENIAYGTFEATDAEIEAAARRAAAHEFVENLPDGYETTVGERGVRLSGGQRQRIALARTFLKNPAILVLDEATSHVDTETEAIIQRSLRGLAADRTTVAIAHRLSTVKDADTILVLEGGRIVESGTHDELLTEEGLYANLWRVQAGDIEDLPESFFEAAIARRAAIEGGGETD; the protein is encoded by the coding sequence ATGAGTAGCGAGGCGTCGACGGGGCTGCCGCCCGCCGACGGCGGGTCGATGTGGCGGCTGTACGTGGCCTATGGGCGCGAGAACGTGTGGAGCGCCGTCCTCGGGACGGTAATGGCCCTGTTCTCGCGGGCGACCGGACTGCTCCCGGCGCTCGTGTTGGGGTTGGCTATCGACGCCGTCCTCCTCGGGGCCCGCCCGTTCGAACTCCCGTTGGTTCCCGCGTCGCTCCTGCCGACGACGCCAGCGGCCCAACTCTGGTTCGCTGTCGCGGTACTCGTCGCCGCCACACTCGCGGGAGCGGTGGCCTCGTGGCTCCAGAACTACGGGTGGAACCGCTTCGCCCAGAACATCCAACACCACCTCCGGACGGACGCCTACGAGCGACTGCAGGCCCAAGACCGCGCCTTCTTCGACCAGTCGCGCACCGGCGAACTCCTCTCGGTACTGAACAACGACGTGAACCAACTGGAGTCGTTTCTCACCGACGGCGTGAGTTCGTTCCTCCGACTGGTCGCGCTGGTGGTCGGCGTCGGCCTCGTGATGCTCTCGCTGAACCCGTGGCTGGCGCTCGTCTCGCTGACCGCGGTGCCCGTCTTGGCCGTCTTCACGGCGCTGTTCGTCCGCCGCATCCAGCCCAAGTACGCGAAGATGCGAGCGAGCGTCGGCGACCTGAACGCCCGACTGGAGAACAACGTCGGCGGCATCGAGGTCATCAAGACCGAACACGCCGAGGCCTACGAGGCCGACCGGGTTCGGGAGGCCTCCCAGTCGTACTACGACACCAACTGGGACGCCATCCGCACCCGCATCACGTTCTTCCCCGGCCTGTCGGTCATCTCTGGACTGAGCTTCGCGCTGACGTTCGCCGCCGGCGCGTTCTGGGTGCTGAACGGGCCGCCGACGCCGTTCGCCCGGACCGTCTCGCCCGGCGCGTTCGTCACGTTCATGCTGTACACCCAGCAGTTCATCTGGCCGCTGGCTCAGTTCGGCCAAATCGTCAACAACTACCAGCGCGCCCGGGCCTCCAGCGACCGGGTGTACGCCCTCTTGGAGGCCGAACCCGGCGTGAGCGACCCCGAATCCCCCGTCGCGCTCCCGACCGTCGAGGGTCGCGTGGAGTACGACGGCGTCACGTTCCGGTACGACTCCGGGGACGGCGAGGACGACGCGCCGCCGGTTCTCCGCGACGTGTCCTTCGCCGTCGAACCGGGCGAGACGGTCGGTATCGTCGGTCCGACCGGGAGCGGGAAGTCGACGCTGGTGAAACTGCTCGTCAGACTGTACGACCCCGAGGCGGGCGTCGTCCGTCTCGACGGTCACGACGTGCGTGACCTGGCCATCGCAGACCTGCGGCGCGCCGTCGGCTACGTCGCACAGGAACCGTTCCTGTTCTACGGCACCGTCCGGGAGAACATCGCCTACGGCACCTTCGAGGCCACCGACGCCGAAATCGAGGCGGCGGCCCGCCGAGCGGCCGCCCACGAGTTCGTCGAGAACCTCCCGGACGGCTACGAGACGACGGTGGGCGAACGCGGCGTCAGACTCTCGGGCGGGCAGCGTCAGCGCATCGCCCTCGCCCGCACCTTCCTGAAGAACCCCGCTATCCTCGTCTTGGACGAGGCGACCAGCCACGTCGATACGGAGACGGAGGCCATCATTCAGCGGAGCCTCCGCGGGTTAGCGGCCGACCGGACTACCGTCGCCATCGCTCATCGCCTCTCGACGGTGAAAGACGCCGACACTATCCTCGTCCTCGAAGGCGGGCGTATCGTCGAGTCGGGGACCCACGACGAGTTACTGACCGAGGAGGGCCTCTACGCGAACCTCTGGCGGGTGCAGGCGGGCGACATCGAGGACCTGCCCGAGAGTTTCTTCGAGGCGGCCATCGCTCGACGGGCGGCCATCGAGGGCGGCGGCGAGACGGACTGA
- a CDS encoding low molecular weight phosphatase family protein, with translation MTDTFRVAFVCVQNAGRSQMSTAFAEREVAERSLDGRVEIVTGGTDPADHVHPEVVEIMRELDIDLSDRTPREVSTAELEACDIVATMGCSTLSLDADVEVRDWALSDPDGRDTAAVREIRDDIRERVATVFDDIEARVEAA, from the coding sequence ATGACCGACACATTCCGCGTCGCCTTCGTCTGTGTACAGAACGCCGGTCGCTCCCAGATGTCGACCGCATTCGCCGAGCGAGAGGTGGCCGAGCGCAGCCTCGACGGCCGCGTCGAAATCGTCACCGGCGGGACCGACCCCGCGGACCACGTCCACCCCGAAGTGGTCGAGATAATGCGGGAACTCGACATCGACCTCTCGGACCGAACTCCTCGCGAAGTCTCGACCGCCGAACTGGAGGCGTGCGACATCGTCGCGACGATGGGATGTTCGACGCTCTCGCTGGACGCCGACGTGGAGGTCCGCGACTGGGCGCTCTCGGACCCCGACGGCCGGGACACAGCGGCGGTGCGGGAGATTCGCGACGACATCCGCGAACGTGTCGCGACGGTCTTCGACGACATCGAAGCCCGGGTAGAGGCCGCATAG
- the ddh gene encoding D-2-hydroxyacid dehydrogenase gives MDIQRIAVHESTGQAFPVPALVESLSSLAVPVEVTADGETYGPGDCVVTFSPRAAFLDADWVHGVRAGYDEFDTAAYAEAGTALTNSTGIHGETVPEMVVGYLAMFARRLHVYRDQQREREWRHEPYDAHFTLTGERICVVGLGTIGRGIAARADALGMDVVGVRRSGESVPGVDTVYAPDELETAVADARFVALAVPLTEDTAGMVDAAVFGAMPEDGYLVNVARGDVVVEDALLSALDDERIAGAAIDAYWEEPLPSDHPLWDTDEVVMTPHCAAATNRYHEDIAALVRENVERVARGDSLHNRVA, from the coding sequence ATGGACATTCAGCGAATCGCGGTCCACGAGTCGACGGGGCAGGCGTTTCCGGTCCCGGCGCTCGTTGAGTCGCTGTCGTCGCTGGCCGTTCCCGTCGAGGTGACTGCCGACGGTGAGACGTACGGCCCCGGTGACTGCGTCGTGACGTTCTCGCCCCGAGCGGCGTTTCTCGACGCCGACTGGGTGCACGGGGTCCGGGCGGGCTACGACGAGTTCGACACGGCGGCGTACGCCGAGGCGGGCACCGCGCTGACCAACAGCACCGGCATCCACGGTGAGACGGTTCCCGAGATGGTCGTCGGCTACCTCGCCATGTTCGCCCGCCGCCTCCACGTCTACCGCGACCAGCAACGTGAACGCGAGTGGCGGCACGAACCGTACGACGCCCACTTCACGCTGACCGGCGAGCGAATCTGCGTCGTCGGCCTTGGAACAATCGGGCGCGGTATCGCCGCCCGTGCCGACGCGCTGGGGATGGACGTGGTCGGCGTCCGACGGTCCGGCGAATCGGTCCCCGGCGTCGACACCGTCTACGCGCCAGACGAACTCGAAACCGCCGTCGCCGACGCCCGCTTCGTCGCCCTCGCCGTCCCGCTGACCGAGGACACCGCGGGGATGGTCGACGCCGCCGTCTTCGGGGCGATGCCCGAGGACGGCTATCTGGTGAACGTCGCTCGCGGGGACGTGGTGGTCGAGGACGCCCTCCTCTCTGCGCTCGACGACGAGCGCATCGCGGGAGCGGCTATCGACGCCTACTGGGAAGAACCGCTCCCGTCGGACCACCCGCTCTGGGACACGGACGAGGTGGTCATGACGCCGCACTGCGCGGCCGCCACGAATCGCTACCACGAGGACATCGCCGCACTCGTCCGCGAGAACGTCGAGCGCGTCGCCCGCGGCGATTCACTGCACAATCGGGTCGCCTGA
- a CDS encoding TraB/GumN family protein, producing the protein MQSNEGGSTDPRLHDAYVERHPGADGDVVLVGALHDHPASKYRVRTIVERERPAVLALELPPLTLPLYEHYAADDGTPPLFGGEMSAAIQAATTDHVAGIDGPTPAFLRRVLARLYRERASFETVRDTAKRFLSVSKKAVTARLAATLATLTTVQVAVDAPTAYGTGWRDDPADQADDERERVRTANAMLSAFEPPPAAAIQTTARERHMAERLRALRRHGDVVAVVGIAHLDGVAAHLAERQ; encoded by the coding sequence GTGCAGTCGAACGAAGGGGGGTCGACCGACCCCCGCCTCCACGATGCGTACGTCGAGCGACACCCCGGCGCGGACGGCGACGTCGTCCTCGTCGGCGCGCTTCACGACCATCCCGCGAGCAAGTACCGCGTCCGGACTATCGTCGAGCGAGAGCGACCCGCAGTTCTCGCGCTGGAACTCCCGCCGCTCACACTGCCGCTCTACGAACACTACGCGGCCGACGACGGGACGCCGCCCCTGTTCGGCGGCGAGATGAGCGCGGCGATTCAGGCGGCCACCACCGACCACGTCGCGGGCATCGACGGTCCCACGCCCGCCTTTCTCCGACGCGTCCTCGCCCGTCTCTACCGCGAGCGGGCGTCGTTCGAGACGGTTCGCGACACTGCCAAGCGGTTCCTCTCGGTGAGCAAGAAGGCGGTGACGGCGCGGTTAGCCGCGACGCTCGCGACGCTTACCACCGTCCAGGTGGCCGTCGACGCGCCGACGGCGTACGGGACCGGGTGGCGCGACGACCCGGCGGACCAGGCCGACGACGAGCGAGAGCGCGTGCGGACCGCGAACGCGATGCTGTCGGCGTTCGAACCGCCGCCCGCCGCCGCCATCCAGACGACGGCCCGCGAGCGACACATGGCCGAGCGACTCCGTGCCCTCCGGCGACACGGCGACGTGGTCGCCGTCGTCGGCATCGCTCACCTCGACGGGGTGGCGGCACACCTCGCAGAGCGCCAGTGA
- a CDS encoding sulfite exporter TauE/SafE family protein has protein sequence MTTSSSSGSIQKAFLKYQHVFVFLAPLAFVVSVYFFAPTPADAGTGYWLQYWWLFLAFIVGATIVNTVGISGSALFVPFLIFIFPLVAYELEPETLVKIGLISESFGLSSSALAFIQYGLVDRRLALTLVLGGIPFVVAGALLSFVIPAPVFHALLGVALIAASYLLFKADLGHEEPGASGDEAGVSADGGPEADGGTALPDDDEKLGPAGVEKDDEGVVTRVDRDGNDYTYSHGGYLERFANYSIGGVFQGLAGFGIGELGIISMLRTDVPVRVAIGTNHIVVALTAVLASLVHVFGGGLVGGHSMNLASTPWNMVVWTVPATVTGGQIAPYVSANLDTEIIKKGVGALFAVISVALFLMAAGAF, from the coding sequence ATGACCACGTCGTCATCGTCCGGTAGCATCCAGAAGGCATTCCTGAAGTACCAACACGTCTTCGTGTTCCTCGCACCGCTGGCATTCGTGGTGTCGGTGTACTTTTTCGCACCCACGCCCGCCGACGCCGGAACGGGGTACTGGTTGCAGTACTGGTGGCTGTTCCTCGCGTTCATCGTCGGTGCGACCATCGTCAACACCGTCGGCATCAGCGGGTCGGCCCTGTTCGTGCCGTTCCTCATCTTCATCTTCCCGCTGGTGGCCTACGAACTGGAACCCGAGACGCTCGTGAAAATCGGCCTCATCAGCGAGTCCTTCGGCCTCTCCAGTTCCGCGCTGGCGTTCATCCAGTACGGCCTCGTCGACCGCCGACTGGCGCTGACGCTCGTCCTCGGCGGCATCCCCTTCGTCGTCGCCGGCGCACTGCTGTCGTTCGTCATCCCGGCCCCGGTGTTCCACGCGCTGCTCGGCGTCGCGCTCATCGCCGCGTCCTATCTGCTGTTCAAAGCCGACCTCGGCCACGAGGAACCCGGTGCGAGCGGCGACGAGGCCGGTGTCTCCGCCGACGGCGGCCCGGAGGCCGACGGCGGCACCGCCCTCCCGGACGACGACGAGAAACTCGGTCCCGCGGGCGTCGAGAAAGACGACGAGGGCGTCGTCACCCGCGTCGACCGGGACGGCAACGACTACACCTACTCCCACGGCGGCTACCTCGAACGGTTCGCCAACTACAGCATCGGCGGCGTCTTTCAGGGACTCGCTGGCTTCGGTATCGGCGAACTCGGCATCATCTCGATGCTCCGAACCGACGTGCCGGTCCGGGTCGCCATCGGCACGAACCACATCGTGGTCGCGCTGACGGCCGTGCTGGCGTCGCTCGTCCACGTCTTCGGCGGCGGCCTCGTCGGCGGCCACAGCATGAATCTGGCGTCGACGCCGTGGAACATGGTCGTCTGGACCGTCCCGGCGACGGTCACCGGCGGCCAAATCGCGCCGTACGTCTCCGCGAACCTCGACACGGAAATCATCAAGAAGGGCGTCGGCGCGCTGTTCGCGGTCATCTCCGTCGCGCTGTTCCTGATGGCAGCCGGTGCTTTCTAG